In Thermanaeromonas sp. C210, the genomic stretch TCATTCCTTGTAGTCAACTTGAATTTCCTTTTTAGGCAAAAACCTCCCTTTCTTGCCGAACAAGCTCATGACAAGGTCGTACAAAAAATGGCTCCACACCGCTGTCCAGATACTCCTGGTATACCAATAGAGCCAGCCTAATGCTAACCCGTACCCAAGAACCGACACCCCAAGAACGGGTTTCTTGAGGTATCGAAAATGGAACACAGCGAAGAACGCTGCGGATGCGCCGATACCCAGCGGAACCGAAGACAACCACTGCATCAGGAGCGATTGGAGGGCAGCCCGGAAAAAGATCTCTTCTGCGACGGCGGTCAGGGCCATGAGGAAAAAGATGTGGAGATAACTCAATTGACTAAAGTAGAGATTAGTTCTGTCATACCATAACCTGTCGGGCAGGAATCTGGGCATGAATGTGGCCACCGCCATTGCAAACAACATGAAAATGATCGCCATGATCGTTCCTAGACCTAAAACCTGCCACAGGTTCCCCACATCCAGCAAAACACTCCACGAAACTCCGTAATTGAAATGACCCCACAACAGCAGGGCGAGTCCCCATATACCAAGGGTTGACGTATTGACGTAAATCACCCAAAGAGGAAGGCTCTGACTCTTTTGCTGCCTGTCTCCTCCCACTATCATGTCTCCTCCTCGTTTCCAGGGCGGTAGACCCAACTCTCGGTGCACGACCATCTCCGCTTCATTTCCGCTTCCACTCTGCTTTTCGAACATATGTTTTGTGGCCAACCTACAAAAAACCTGGTAGCAAGTACTCCTACCCGGCTTTTTCTTTTTTATCTACCGCCTGGAGAGCAGGCGGACGAGCTCGCTATGGATTCTTCCGTTGGTTGCCAGTATAGAAGGGCTAGACAAAGAAAAAGGCTCCCCCTGGCAAGTAGTAACACATCCTCCAGCTTCTTCTACCAAAAGCTTACCTGCTGCTACGTCCCACGGGGAAAGCCTCCATTCCCAGTATCCTGTAAGCCGACCACATGCTACATAGGCCAGCTCTAGGGCAGCCGAACCCAAAGACCTCAAATCGCGCACCCGGGGAGCAACAACCCGGATGTTGATTAAAGTTTCTTCCTCGGCAGATAAGTTATAAGGAAAGCCGGTACACACTAAGCTCTCCAGCAAAGTATTCTCTTGGGAAACCCTTATGGGTTTATCGTTAAGCCAGGAGCCCAAGTTTCTATGGGCGTAAAATATCTCCTCGCGATTGGGGTCGTAGACCACTCCGAGGACAATATCTCCCCCTCGCTGTAGGGCAATAGAAATGCTAAAAAAGGGTAAGCCTTGGACAAAGTTGGTAGTTCCATCCAAAGGATCGATGATCCATAGATCGGGTGGTGGGCCATCTTCCCCACCTGTACCAGGCGCTTCTATCCCTCCTTCTTCACCTAAAATCCTATCCCCCGGAAAATTCTCCCGTAAAAGTTTTTTAATCAAGGCTTCTGACTGCCGATCTACCTCGGTCACAAGATCCGTGACCGAGGTTTTAGTAGAGAAGTGATCAACCTTTCCCAAGGCCTCCCGGACGTATCTCCCAGCTTGAAAGGCGGCCTGCTTGGCTATCTCAAGCTTACTTTTTAAATCCTCGTACCTATCTTGCATATTCACCTTCTCCTTCCCTAGGCTTACTTTCCAGACCTACTGTGGCGTTAGCTTGATATAGTGTAACCTAAGTTTTTTAACCGGGGAAGGATATTAGCCTGCAGACTACCCAACACCACCAGCATCATGGCTGGTGAAGTCTCAAACCTATTGACCCGGGTCTTGACGCCGCGAAGGAGACCTTTGCAAGCGCAAGCCAAGCAGGCCTGGAATCAAAACTAGGGATAACTCAGCAGCGGGCCTTGTCTTAAACTAATACTAAAGCAAAAGGATAATCGAGCATAGGTTATTATGCTCGATTATCCTTTTTGGCTTAATTGCCCCACGAAAGGTCCTCTACCCTATACCCAGGGCAACGGCGGTGCCATAAAAAAGGGCCCGGCCCAAAAACTCACCTACCAGCAGGAAAATAAAAAGGCTTAAGGTTATAGAGGGCGAACCCTCTTCTTGCCGGAGCAACCGGTAGCTTAAAGAAAGGGGTACCAGCCACCCAGTTACTACTCTAAGCCACCACCAAGGGCTGGCCAAGAGGGTATTAAGGGTTATACGGGCTTCCGGACCCGCTGCAGCCAGGAAGGTGAGATAAGAAGCACTACTTATAAGGCTTAAAAGGAGAAGAAGGGAAACAACAAAGCCGCAGGTGCTGGGGCTAAAGCCCACCGGTACTTCGGGTCGATACTGTTTGACGAGGGCAGCCAGGGCCATACCTAGCAGGAAGGAAGTTAAGAAAAAGGACAGGATAGTCTGGAAGTTATTCCAGGCCGGACGGGCGGGCAAAAGGTAGATAAGGGAACTGGACAGTACCCCCAGAAGGCCAGTGCCCAAGGCAAAAGTAGCCGCTGTGCGGGCTGCCGCCGCATTTTGCCTCCTTTCGCTTAAAACAGCTATTACTAGGGCCAGGAAAGAGAGGGCAAAGAACAGGACCTCGCGGCTTAGCCAGGAAGAAGAAAGATTAGACAGGGCCCGATATGCCCCCTCCGGGTGCCCCAGGTGCCCTAAGGAGACCAACAAAGCGAGGCCTAAAAGCCCTGCTGGCAGCAACCAGGTAAGGACGGGGTTTTGCCGGCCGGCTACCGGTCGCACTACAAAAATTAGGTACCCTACGGCCATTTGGGAAAGCACCGTAAATAGTACCAGGAACCACTCCCCGGTTGCCATTTAGCCATCCCTCCTTATCTGCATCCCTACCCGCGGAGGTACAAAGCGGATGGAAGGTCGGGTAATACCGATGTTAGGGAAACCCGGCAGCGACTTTACAGTGCCCATAGAGGGGAAGGCGTTAAGCTCGATTATTTTCAAAGCTTCTACCGGGCAGGCCGCTACACAGGCCGGTTCCTCACCGCGGTCAATCTTCTGATAACAAAGTTGACATTTTTCCACCTTACGCTCCTTTTCGTTATATTGGGGCGCTCCATAAGGGCAGGCCATGGTGCACAGACGGCAGCCGATGCAGCGATCATGATTGTGCAGTACGATACCATCCTCCCGCTTGCTATAAGCTTTAACCGGACACACTTTGAGGCAGGCGGGATCAGCGCAATGGTTGCAGGCCAGGGACATGAAGTTTCTTTCCGGGTAGGGAAGATTTTCTTCCTTCTGCGGGTAAACGCGGCGCCAGCGCGGCTTAACTTCCGTCTGGTATTCATTTTTACAGGCCATTTCACAGCTAAAACAGCCTAAACACTTTTCCGTGTCCACCAAGAAACCCAGCTGCTTGCTCAAGGATATCACCTCACCTTATCTATGTTGACGAAATTGTCGTGGAAGGCCAGGCCCCGGTTCCCCGTAGCTTTTTTGCCCATGTCACTGGGCACCGCTTTCACGGTATAATTGACATTATAATCGAGATCCTTGTACCATGCTTCGTAAGCCACGAGCACGTCAGGTGCTGTAGTGGCTGTAATCTTGGCTTTCAAAATAACATAGCCGATGTCGTTATACACCTTTACCCAGTCGCCGTCGTTAATCCCTCTTTCTTTAGCGGTAGCAGGATGAATCTCCACGTAGGGCTCAAGGCTTACATTCATCATCCAGTCGATGTTCTGGAACTGGGAATGCAAGCCGTGGCGCCAGTGGGGCGTGAATAAGCGATAGGGGTACTGGGACGGCGCCTGTTTTTCCGGCACATAGACGGGCAGGGCCGGAAGCCCGTATTTAGTGGCTTCCAGGGATTTAATTTCGATCTTACCGGACGGTGTGCGGAATTTCCCGTCGGACCAGGCCGCTGCCGGCAACTTAGCTTTTCGCGGACCTTCTTTCAG encodes the following:
- a CDS encoding CPBP family intramembrane glutamic endopeptidase; the protein is MGGDRQQKSQSLPLWVIYVNTSTLGIWGLALLLWGHFNYGVSWSVLLDVGNLWQVLGLGTIMAIIFMLFAMAVATFMPRFLPDRLWYDRTNLYFSQLSYLHIFFLMALTAVAEEIFFRAALQSLLMQWLSSVPLGIGASAAFFAVFHFRYLKKPVLGVSVLGYGLALGWLYWYTRSIWTAVWSHFLYDLVMSLFGKKGRFLPKKEIQVDYKE
- a CDS encoding inositol monophosphatase family protein encodes the protein MQDRYEDLKSKLEIAKQAAFQAGRYVREALGKVDHFSTKTSVTDLVTEVDRQSEALIKKLLRENFPGDRILGEEGGIEAPGTGGEDGPPPDLWIIDPLDGTTNFVQGLPFFSISIALQRGGDIVLGVVYDPNREEIFYAHRNLGSWLNDKPIRVSQENTLLESLVCTGFPYNLSAEEETLINIRVVAPRVRDLRSLGSAALELAYVACGRLTGYWEWRLSPWDVAAGKLLVEEAGGCVTTCQGEPFSLSSPSILATNGRIHSELVRLLSRR
- a CDS encoding dimethyl sulfoxide reductase anchor subunit family protein, which translates into the protein MATGEWFLVLFTVLSQMAVGYLIFVVRPVAGRQNPVLTWLLPAGLLGLALLVSLGHLGHPEGAYRALSNLSSSWLSREVLFFALSFLALVIAVLSERRQNAAAARTAATFALGTGLLGVLSSSLIYLLPARPAWNNFQTILSFFLTSFLLGMALAALVKQYRPEVPVGFSPSTCGFVVSLLLLLSLISSASYLTFLAAAGPEARITLNTLLASPWWWLRVVTGWLVPLSLSYRLLRQEEGSPSITLSLFIFLLVGEFLGRALFYGTAVALGIG
- a CDS encoding 4Fe-4S dicluster domain-containing protein, with the protein product MSKQLGFLVDTEKCLGCFSCEMACKNEYQTEVKPRWRRVYPQKEENLPYPERNFMSLACNHCADPACLKVCPVKAYSKREDGIVLHNHDRCIGCRLCTMACPYGAPQYNEKERKVEKCQLCYQKIDRGEEPACVAACPVEALKIIELNAFPSMGTVKSLPGFPNIGITRPSIRFVPPRVGMQIRRDG